TACTTTCACCATAAATAAGCACATCTATCTCTTCTTGAGGTTgcaaataaacacaaacaattATAGAGAGATAACCTTCTAATTAAGAGAGAGAGTTGATAAGAGTTTTGGATCAGAGATGGGTTTGGTCAGGAGGAGGTTCGACTTTGATCTTTACTTGGTCATTGTGATGTTGATGGGTTTGGGGTTTACGATGTCAAATGGGTACAAGTTCTATGTTGGTGGGAGGGATGGTTGGGTCCTTACTCCTTCCGAGGATTATTCTCTTTGGTCTCACCGAAACCGGTTTCAAGTCAACGACACTCTTCGTAagtctttctcctcttctcttccatATTAATAGACATTGTGTCAATACTAAtggacaaaaataattttgatttatatacaAAGATTTTAAGTACGCGAAGGGAAAAGATTCAGTGTTGGAGGTGAGTGAACAAGAGTACAACACATGCAACACGACTCATCCATTGACTTCCCTCTCAGACGGAGACTCTCTCTTTCTACTTAGCCACTCAGGTTCCTTCTTTTTCATCAGTGGCAACTCTCAGAACTGTCTCAAAGGCCAGAAACTAGCCGTCAAGGTCATGTCCACCGTCCATCACAGCCACTCTCCTCGTCATACCTCTCCCTCCCCGTCTCCGTCACCTTCACTGTCTACAGTCCATC
The sequence above is a segment of the Camelina sativa cultivar DH55 chromosome 10, Cs, whole genome shotgun sequence genome. Coding sequences within it:
- the LOC104717374 gene encoding early nodulin-like protein 2, whose protein sequence is MGLVRRRFDFDLYLVIVMLMGLGFTMSNGYKFYVGGRDGWVLTPSEDYSLWSHRNRFQVNDTLHFKYAKGKDSVLEVSEQEYNTCNTTHPLTSLSDGDSLFLLSHSGSFFFISGNSQNCLKGQKLAVKVMSTVHHSHSPRHTSPSPSPSPSLSTVHQGLSSPGPSPGLEPASDSHTHAPAPGPALAHNSAGLFGPGVVVFVIMISYMF